The nucleotide window CTGAGAAGGATCTCATTAATGCACATAAATATCTCAAAGATGGGAGCTAAGAGGATGATGCCAGAcacttttcagtggtgcccagtgagaGAGTGAGGAGCAGTGGCTGtaaactaaaacacaagaagTTCTACCTCAACacgaggaagaacttctttacacCGAGGGTGGcggaacaggctgcccagggaggccGTGCATCTCCCTCTGGAGACgtcccaaacccacctggacacTTTCCAGAGTAACCTGCtctaggtgaccctgccttggcagggcaGTTGGACTGGATCATTTCtagaggttccttccaaccctaatgattctgtgatatggAGGTACCTATACTTACGTACGGTATGTACGTGTctttatacatacatatgtatctatatttacacacacatacatacagcCATAGCTGCAACGTCCACACACGGTTTGTACGTGCACCAGGACACTCACACCTACACTCCTGCACCTCTACAGCCACGTCTTTGGAATATACGGAGGCGTGTAAGTTTTGCACTCACCCTGCCCCATCTATCCTGTACAAACGCCGTCTCCCTGCGCGCTGTGTGTAAATTCACACGGGTTAAATCCGCGCCGCTGTCCCGGcaggccgggccgggcctgGCCGCGTCCCCATGGCAACGCGCGGCGAGCGGCGCCGGGCGGCTGTGGCGGCGGGACAGCGTGTCGGCAAGCGCAGGGACCCTCGCCGAGGTGAATGTAACCTGGCTAACCTCTGCCAGCATGTCCGGCGAGCGGACACAAAGCGTCATCAAGAGAATAATCCGCCAGGTCGGCCTGGAGTGCGCTGCGCAGGGACAAAGCCTCTCGGAAACCCTGGTGGCCTTCATGGTAAGCGCGGAGGGAAGCGCTCAGGGGCCGCCGGCAGCCGAGGCTTTCAGGATGAAACCAATGCCTTGGTTTCCAATTGCCTGCAGTGAGAAATTTTAAATGGGCATTCAGCTACATCTAGTATAGGGTCCTAAAAACATGGGAAAGTATTTTATTCCCCTGAAATCTTATATGCATATAATGCTCCAAGACAGCCGCAGGTCCTTAGTCCTGGAAACTCCCTGAACTCCAACTCAGAgctctttttcagttttcttctgcaGGCAGATAAACCActggtggttgtttttttttttttttttggttttttttttttttttttttttttttttttccagaagtgaAAAAGAGAAGTGTTACCAAGTTTGAATAATGTTTCTTCACACTCTCATAAATGAATGTGTTATGCACAGGTGAATGTTTAATGCAGCAGCTATATTTGTTCTTTGATGTTTACCGCCTCCCTCTGTTATGATagataattttgtttgtttctcgCTCAGACAGGGCCAGGTGGTATAAACGGGCTGAATATTTGAAGGAGTGGGCTCTGATCCAACTTAAAGTGAAAATTTAATAGAATCAGTCTCAGTATTGTACTTGTTAGACAACTAAAAGTCTCctaaaaacattttacattttggCATCTCTTAGgagacacagcactgctgcagaatATAGTCTGAATGCTCCTGCAAAGCTTTGTCTAAAGAAAGATGGGCTAGATTCCTTTTTTATTGATGATCAGCTCTTGATAAAGTTGTGTATAATTGTAAATGGTTCACAGCAGTACTgttaatgtggatttttttcccctaaaggTAACACTGCAGCTTTAGAAAATAGATTTGGCTCAAAAGCAGATTAAGCAGGAAAATTTTAATGATTAAAAGGTTTGTACAAGTGGCTGGCAAGACATCCAGCATGAACACCAATTGCAAACATGCACATATTTTCCTGCTTGCAGAACACTATGTGTTTTTTATTCAAATGGTAAATGTTTATACTGAAGCATACAACACAAACTAAGACGTTCACAAACAATCCAATGATGGATTTTCAAAAAATGTTacttaggaaaatattttccaagtaatttttaaaggagctatatttaaatacttgtatcaccaaaagatttttttttcttcatttgtgcCTGAGAACTGAAATTGAAACTGGTGAGATGTgaaatgaagtaattttgtttcattatcAAAGACTGAAATGGATAAAATAGAATAGTAAAGAAATATTGAATGCATctgagatttttcagaaaataaaaagtgagtTTCAAAGATGATATTTTGAGATGTAAATTAGCATCTTTCTTTTGGCAATCTCTAGGTGAAAGCTGTTGTTTTAGATCCAAGAAATGACTTCAATATGGATCGAATCCTTACAGAAAATGATATGCAGGATCTTGTCCAGGTAATTCTGACATGATGTTGAGAGTCAGTACTTATCTAAGACTATAGCCTTATTTGCTACCTGTTCCTGTAACTAAAATGACATGAACACTTTCAAAATTTTAGTGGTACTTTATTCTCATGACTCTGTAGCTAAGACTGTACTATGTCTCCATAAATAAAGCCTTAGAAAAGCTTTATATGGAGAGAATGGTAGTGAGAGGGCTCTATAGCTGCTATGAAACCTGTAGTATATCACTATCAGTTCAGATGTTTCTCCAGAGATGAGAAAGAACTCACTTCTCTGACTCTCTTTTTAGCTCTGTGTTACCAGACTGCTTGACACAGCAAACCCATCCCTAAGCACAATTAAGATGCAAGTTTACTTTGATATGAACTATGCAAACCGAGGtaatttcaaatacattttcataGAAGTTGATGCTGCgtttataatttaataataataattactgTTAAATAAATCCTGGcagtaaagcaaaataaaagtcCCAGGAAAAATTTACTGTACAGGAGTCTGATGTTTCAGTATGGATATAGTTGGGAAAAGTGTACATTAGATTTGAGAGTACACTCTTCTCATGCTGTTTGAGTGATTTACTGAATATAATGTATTAGGTTGCTTGAGGACAATTACACTTCCAGGTTCAATGGTTAGCTGCCTTCAGCAAGAGAATCTTGCACCTGCACCTGTGTGTCTGAAGGCACTCAGAACTCAGTATTTTATCAATATCCCTAATTGGGAGATTTGAGTAATCTTGAACAATCAGTTACAGTTTTAACTGACTACATTTTTGTCTCTTCATATGGTCTGAGAATGagaatgtgaaaataaaatgagacaGGGAAGATGCCTCTGCTGTAAATGTAATTTCATATCTCAAAGGGACAGTGGAGGCTGTCTGGGAAATagaagacacagaaaaagaatagatgtaaaaaaagcatttctctgtGGGGagataatgaaaatgttttcctgttaGCACGGATTAAAACCAAATATTACCAACACTGAGAGCTACTCCTAAATCCTCTGAACTCTATAAGCTCAGTAACTCCAGCAAGGTTTTGAGATCTGGAGTAGTATTCAGACTTGAGCATGTAACCTCAGGTGTGTTTGAAATATGTGTAAGTTAGGTCCTCCTACAGTCAGAGAAGTCCAGAGAGCCAGAGACTTGCTGTTTAATTTGGCCTGAACAGTTCTCAGGACTCTACTGACTGATGTTAATCATGCTAATTATATTAATGTTTAACTCTGCTGTTTTTAATTCTAATGGTGTGGTATTACGAACATCTCTTCCATGTACCTGTGCTTCAGAAACCCTGAGTTGGTTCTCTGACTGTGGAAATGAATTGCACCCTCTATATAAGCCAAATTTCAAAGAATTTAAATAGCACTTTCTAAGTGTCCTTCTTTCCTAGATGAATTACTAAGTGAGCAGGAGCGTGTTCTGGAAGGAAAACTGGCTCCTTTGGTTAGAGATATCACAGAGAGTGGTCCACATGCACTAGAGGACATGGAGGATGTGTATCAAAAGATCATTACCTATGCACTGCTGAGATCTGGCCTGGGATCCCCAGCAGATATTGAGGCTGTCAGGGAGGTAACAGGTCAGTAAACTCCCAGCTGTGAAACTGGgcttttcttcttgaaaaataaaatttcaccTTCTCTTTGCTGATATTTAGACAGAAATGTGGTAAACTGTGAGAAATGCTTACTATCCAagctgtcactgctcagcctTGAAGTGTAAATTTCCTATAGATTTCCTactttttgcatttgtttagGAGAGGCtatttttgcttatttaatgcttttcttttctgttccctTATATTGAGGGTTTTCTCCCACTTTGTAATGCTTATAGCTGCCTTGCAGAGTATATTGTCCCAGACAGAGATGATTACTTTCATCTCACTCAGTAAGAAGGACAAagaacagcagctgaaagaTCTTGCCATGCTAGTCTCAGGAATTCGTTTGTACAACAAGCAGTGCCAGAAAGGAGGAAGCAGCATTGATGACTGTAAGTAAACAACTGCATTTGACCTGGGTATCCAAATccatttttcctggatttcttCACTTGAGATGCTCCAATAATTTCCCACCTCAGGGAGGCctgttattgttattttaaaaattaggaaacTGAGAAGTAAAATTTGTTCAGATTCTCTCAGGAAACCCACGTCAGTTGTAGCAACAGAGTTGCATCAACAATAAAGCAAGTTTTCTCACATTCCTTGACTTGACTTTTATATTTCCACACCTGTAATTCTAAATATTTGAAACAATCTTACTGGTTCACAAGTATTTGGAAATGCATGAATATAAGGACAAAATGTAGAAATCAAAATTTCATTGGAAGACCATTATGTTCAAATATTGCATTTTAACTATTTGATAATGatttcattaattctttttatacatattttgtatttatCCTGTGTGCGTAGTGCCAGACATCCTGAACAAAGCCATTCTGTCGGCTACACAGACTCTTGATGAACGTCTGAATTCCTGCCAGCTGCTAGCCTACCGCtacacagccctgctggaatCCATGCAGGAAGACCCCCACAGACACTCCCAGCTTCATTCTTTGAAGTTAAAAGAAGCACTATTCAATGTGAGACAGTATGAAGCCTTCCTTTGCATCCTTCAGGTGAGATATTATCGTGTTCTATCCTGTGGACTTCTATTGCAGATGGAATGTCTTCAAGTTACCTACTTGTAAGGAcagaaatataagaaaaattattcagaaataaaagaaacaaaataaaatatatctctAGATAAAGAACCATAGATTGTTTAGGtttgaaaatatctttaaaatcataaaatccAACCATTAGCCTGGCACTGCCAAGTTCACCATTAAACAGTTGTTTGCATTCTGATTCTCTGCCCCAGAAGGCATGAGAGAAAAAATCTCCTTAATCAATCTATAAATCATCTGCAGACAACCTCAAAATATATGGAGTCATCAAAAGTATTAGAAGAACACAATTTATATTCTTGTTTTGTTAATGAAGAgcttttaatttgtcttttgaGAAACTGCATACTTTTCTGTATAAGGCATTGTAAAAACCTgtgggtttttgcttttttttatttttttttttgttaattggGAAAATGTAGCAGATTTTCTATAAAAATTGATAGGTTATATGTGAGTGAAGTGCCTGAACACCTGaacatttaaggaaaaatgtatttttcagaaagctAGAGTACATTTTGTTCCCTAAAACAATTGTTCTGAAGATAGTTGAAAGAAGAGGCCCAGGTAAATATTTATTactaaatatttgatttttggAGTATGATATGTATAACCTGGAGTTCTCTTTCCAGTCTAATACAATTACAAGTGCTCAAGAAGTTGAATCATTGAATGTTCAGTTTGAAGCAGCAATGATGGTATTGAAAAACACAGTGGAGGATAAGATTTCCATAGAGTCCGAAGAAGTTTTTGTAAGTATTAAGAATGGAAAACCCATTACttcttcagtaaaaaaaaaatattaatgtaagATACTTTTCTGGTGTGTTTTTGAATAGTTTATGTTTAGAAAGAGGctatatattttctctttattacaACATCTGTGATTTTTGAAGGGGCAACTAACAAACTTGCTCTTAAGTTAAGAAAAAGACAAGATACAAAAAAGGAGCAAAGGAATCAAATGGTATTTTAATGTAAGTGTCTTGAATTATTTGTCAGtattgtgtgtgtgtaaatattttttcctgttccttgcAGAAACTGTAAGAACATAATGACTGCAGAAAACAGCACGTCAagagtgtgatttttttaaagtttcctcAGATAGCAATCCCTGTAATTACAGTATAggtcattgatttttttttttttttttttttttttttttaagagactgGGTTTCTGTGATGGGGGTGTTAGCCACTTTTCCCCTCCTGGTCCTTCTGAACCTGATGGCAAGTTTCAGTCACATTTGTCAGAGTCCAAAGATATCAAAGTATCTTGTAATTTTCTGCAagttttgtggggaaaaaaaaagagcaactAGACACACACAGTTAGAGCCTTACCAAGATCAGGTCTGAAACAGTTTGTGTGCTGTCTGGCTAGTGAGCAGCCACTGAAGGACTGATCTGCTGCACTGTTGCACCCTTGGTTGGGAGCTACAGGACATGGCAAGGAGGAGGTATTAGGGGGGAAGGGAACAGGTGCTGTGAACTACAGGCATTATGAGGGAGGCTGCTTGATGAGCCTGTGAAAGGCTGGGATTATTATGCTAGCGTGTTATAAAGGAAACGGGGCTGGAAACCAGCTTCATtcaatttgcttttcctgtaaGAGCTCATTATTTTGTGTGATTTGATTATCATTCTAATTCCTTGTGGTGGTCCTTCACCAGCATGCAGTTTTCGTACATATTTTAGGTTATTTTTTCTACATTCTAAGctaagaaagcaaaataaagccTACCgtggaggaagagaaagatCATGACCCCCACCTACTCAGAGTATTTTTTACACTTCCCATAAGTGCATCCAAGCAGGAAACTCATGGGAACAGCGCTTTAACTGAGTATCCAAACTTCACTTTATGTATGCCTTTGATTTTATAAACCAGATGTTCTCATTTGGAGAACATTCCCCCCCTTGTCCAGCTACTCAAAGTAGTTTTTCCTCTTCTATATCTTTGTGGGGTTTAAGTGACTGATACACTTTACCCTTTTCCCTAAAAGCTGTCtatttttgtttgctgcctTCCtagaatttttcttctcttctagTTGGTTAGTTGTTATGTCTTCTCTGCTCAAGACATATTATATAATGCCTTTTGATTTCAGATAGAGATTTCAGGTAGAGATTTTTCTGTTAACACACCATTTAAATAACTTCCCTTGTCTTTTCCTTGTTGCTGGATCCTCTACAAAGGTAGAAGCAGGgcattctgttttttaaaaagcataggATAAGGCCTTTTTATAGTAGTAGTTATTTGTagtaaacatttattttaggaaaatagTACATTTCATTAATACTCTTTGTTTATTCTATTAAGAATGTTTTTGgtcttcctttgctttcttccatTCTTGTAACCATAACATTTCCACATTAGCAATGCTGATGAATTCCAGAGCTGGCTCTGTTGGCTGCTCTTATAATAATGTTGTTAACATGCATAAAATGTGTGGTGGTTAAGTGTACATTTCAGATTGGTTGAATCTCTTCCTGTAAGTACTTTCTGCATGTTTAGATGTAACTGGGCATATTTTATGTCACTGTCATTGAAAACACCATTTAAACTTAAAGCTTACAGTCTGCTTCTTTATGTACCTACACCTGTATGCCAACAGCATGTCAGTGCTGGCAAGGACAGCCTCCAGTTTTGCCCTGAACCCTGGACCACTGAAGAGGCCTGTGCTCCTTTCATTTGACACACATGATGGCCTGGGGGCTGTGGTACCAAGTCACTCTGAAAGCAGGGCagacaaaataacaaaaccttATAGTTTGTATATAGTTTGTATATATGGTTTTATCTGCTTTGGTAATTGATCGAGTGTGGTCCTTCTGGTCCTTACTCCTGTATACCATATTTTCAGTTATAAAACTACTGTCAGTGAAGTGCTAAATTCAAAGCATGGTCACAGAGTACATTTATTTGAGAAAGGCTCTGGAGTGAAATATAGAAAAGTACTACTCTTGCCTGTGGGTTGACATGCTGGGTGTATACCAGCATGTATACTTGCTTTAGAGTTCCACAGGAATTTCTGGTTGCTGAAGACCTTGGAGATCAGCCCTGCTTTGTTCATAGCTGAGATTGTTGGGTCACATGAGTAAACATAAAACAAATCTGCATTTCAGATGATTTTCTTTATGTTCTAGCCTCTGTTTAGGGAACTTTCTAAGCTTTGGACCAGCTTTCAGGATGAAATGCTACTGCTACGCTTCCTCACAAATATGGCTAATGATCTGCAACAATTCGTGGAAGTCCAGTCACAGCtttttccagaggaaatgcTAACATCTCTTCTGGAAGGAGTGACTGTGAAAAGTGATGAGGAAAGGATAAAAGAAACCATGGGTATGGAAAGTTGAAACTTTCTgattttacttaattttccaAGATTTTGTAGTTTGAATTTTCTTTACAATAGGTGCTTTACAGAAGGTACTATATATTGATTCTTTAATATTCAGAATTTGcaaagtaaatataaataagcTTTGTAGGGTGTAGATTTACATTTTCATGTAGtgttgcttggggtttttttttacatgtaaaattaaaatagagcTTCTAGATACAAGTATACCTTACAAAAATGGCAGAATGATCAGAGAATAGTTATAATTTTTGTAAACATTTTTGAAGCATATATATGTCTTTTTATACCTTTCAGAACTTTGGAAATTGAGGGGTAGGGTATAAACAAATGAGACTTTGGTTACCAGAAGAGTTTGTTTGTAAGATGGTATCCCTAGGAACAAAGTTTTGTGCCAGGGAATTTGTAATGCATGGATgagtgaaaacaaaatcaaataataaaatattatcttcCTTTTGTTGTcccatgttttcaaagaaaactaATGCTACTAAAGAAGGTTCTTGCAGGACTGATTTTCAGTAGATTCTCTTTTGAGCCAGGACTGAAGTTTGGCTTTTGGGATGTGGGCCCTGCAGGTTATTCTGTGAAAACCAGAGTAATCTGGTCATCCTGtaatattatttgcttttaaactcctgatattttaatattgaaGTCTTTCCTTTGTTCAATCTTTTCTTAGGAACCAAAGTGGATGTTTCTGATTTCAAGAACCAAGAATGGCTTTTTCCAGAGACTACTGATAATTTTGATCAATTGCTAATCCAGTACCATGGTTTCTGTGCACATTCAATTGGTGTGAAAGGTATCACCCTACGAGGTATGCTTTGTAGTTAGACATTTTCCAGACTATATATTTACATAAGGATTAGGAAAAATGTAAAGGCATTCTGAACGCATCCTCTTCTTCTATTCCAGTCAAAGCTGGAATACTGTTTTTCCATTTACAATTTCACCCCAGATAActtattttccttattaaaatatcttcttttaaatacacaaataaacTGCCTTTAGTAGAAGGCAGGAGGGCTTGAAGAGCaagcagaggcagaaaggaGATGGGATGTCTAAATGTTTCTTCCTGCTGTATGTGCATTAGTATAACCTACACTGCATGTTTGGTTACTGTTGTTCATGTGCTATAATGCAGGCATAGGGAAATGGCCTTTCCTTCTACTTTGTGTATCCATATGTTGCAAACATAGCCATTCATGCCTACctcatatgtatttttaaatcatcaTGACAAAGTACTAAAAATCTTTCCTGAAAAGAACACAAAAGTGCACTTGATTAAGTCAACTAATCGTAGGAATTTTTGGTCGCTCTAGGCTCATATGTCTGGAAAGTTAGCCTTATTTCAGCTATCCTAGTTCATGTTTTCTGTCTCCCTATCCTTTCTAGAACCTGTCcatatagaattttttttaacctatgGGAGTTCAGGAGGAAAATATGGCCATTTACTTGTCAGTAttaaagaatatatattttaatggcAATGTAATTCACTTACACTTACTTAGTATTGCACATGAGAACAGTTGTCCTGAGCTGGACTGAAGGTCTCTCTAGCCCTATATCTGATTACTGCACATGGACAGTCATGAACACTTTAGAATCATGAGAATTCAAGTCAGAGTGATCTTTTCTTAATTATATCCTTCCTTGTTCTAGCAGTTAGTGGTTATGGGATTTCCTCTGATTAATGTTGAGTCTGTAACCCTCTGTTGAATAACCCTTCAAAGAGGTTTTTCATTTATCTAATTGATTTTGGAATCCATCTAGAGTTTTTCAGGGGATATTCTTATTCTCAAGAGCCTCACAATTATAATTATATCTGCTATGAAAAGGTACCTCTTTTTGAGATGGTTTTAAGCTCTGGGTTGATAATTTCAACAAAGATTTGATAGTCCTTCTGTTAGGAAAATCACTAAATAGTAATTTTATATTGCACACAATTAATGGTTTTATAACCCCCTatcatattattttatttttctttttaatgctgaGGAGGCTTCTTTCTTTAACCTCTCCTTCTATGAAAGGTATCACAAGCCTTTGATCACTCCTACCTCCCTTTTACTTGTTCTGTTGTGTTGGAACAAAATGTATTATTACAAATGTAGCCTACAGGTTGTTATAAtgttagttttttttctcttcctctgcttgCATACTAATAATTCCTTTTTTGACCGAGTATTTTTAAGGCACTTTCTATGATGATTCTGGTCTTTCCTGGGCAATAAATCTGAGGCTCAACCTGCCACTGTTCTTGAAATTAGTTTGTGTTTTCCTATAGAAGTTATTTGGCCTTTATTGacacttcattttctctgtttatttatttaaataattaattagttaatttATTGTTCAGCTTCCCAGTTGCTTTATCTGCTTCTTCAGTTAATCTCAGCATTTTACCCTTAGGTATAAATCCACTACTGATGTGCAATCAGATATTAGCTGGAGATTTTAGGGGAAACATTTGAGGGTAGAGACTGGTTTCTTATGCTTTTGCTAAATGTGTTTTATCTGTTGTTTTTCTGAGACATGCACCTAAGGCATGCTGGATGTGAACTGATCAAAAGCAGTTTTACTGACCTAACAAAATAGACTTTTCTATATTTACAAAAAGCTTGCTTTCAAGGGTTTATATTGAGTTCAGAAAAAGAAGGATGTGAAACTAACTTGAGGGAAACGCAGAATCTTGATTACAAATGTCTTTTGAATTGGATATCATACTCTTCGTTATTTTAATTTGTGGAGCTTATTTTGGTTGgcttttcttcttatttttagGAAATCCTGCTATTGGAATTTTGAAGCACAATGAGAAATATTATGTTTTCAGTTCAAAAGAAGCTGCATACCTCTTTGCTCAAGATCCAGATAAGTTCATTCAATTGAAtgtagaaaaagcaaaaaaatatgcAGAGCTAATTCAACTGCTTGAGCTCCGTCATCAGTTTGAATACCTTGTTCCACATGCACAGGTACACACTGTCCATGCCTCTTGCTGAACAGCTGCTACTGGTTGGTTTGTCTTTTCTGAAAGAGAGCAGATGATACCTATCTTT belongs to Oenanthe melanoleuca isolate GR-GAL-2019-014 chromosome 3, OMel1.0, whole genome shotgun sequence and includes:
- the CFAP206 gene encoding cilia- and flagella-associated protein 206 codes for the protein MSGERTQSVIKRIIRQVGLECAAQGQSLSETLVAFMVKAVVLDPRNDFNMDRILTENDMQDLVQLCVTRLLDTANPSLSTIKMQVYFDMNYANRDELLSEQERVLEGKLAPLVRDITESGPHALEDMEDVYQKIITYALLRSGLGSPADIEAVREVTAALQSILSQTEMITFISLSKKDKEQQLKDLAMLVSGIRLYNKQCQKGGSSIDDLPDILNKAILSATQTLDERLNSCQLLAYRYTALLESMQEDPHRHSQLHSLKLKEALFNVRQYEAFLCILQSNTITSAQEVESLNVQFEAAMMVLKNTVEDKISIESEEVFPLFRELSKLWTSFQDEMLLLRFLTNMANDLQQFVEVQSQLFPEEMLTSLLEGVTVKSDEERIKETMGTKVDVSDFKNQEWLFPETTDNFDQLLIQYHGFCAHSIGVKGITLRGNPAIGILKHNEKYYVFSSKEAAYLFAQDPDKFIQLNVEKAKKYAELIQLLELRHQFEYLVPHAQARNANRDSLKPPPKRDSGTQTDTHILPPTIVTSYEWNEWELRRKAIKLANLRRKLTHSMQTDLSHMRRENSTQVYLPKDAGTQTKRDNSSNVPKPQIFLKGLRGGPSPTTHMVAVDLTRPLDET